One part of the Halostagnicola larsenii XH-48 genome encodes these proteins:
- a CDS encoding orc1/cdc6 family replication initiation protein: MGLFERDTEIYKNRDALREDYQPEELVGRDEEIQMYQASLQPVINGEQPNNVFLYGKTGVGKTAATRYLLSHLEEDASQYDDIDLHLTFLNCDGLTSSYQIATRLVNELREETNQISTTGYPRATVYEMLWDDLDALGGTNLIVLDEVDHVEDDSILYQLPRARANNNLSEAKIGIIGISNDFSFRDDLSPKVKSSLCEQEIHFPAYDAGDLQKILEQRAQVAFHDGVIDDAVIPLCAAYGAKDAGDARQSIDLLMKAGDLAREEEVTQEQPDEIVITEAHVEAGRHDLERGRIEEGINGLTQHGHLVLYSLLTLHLQDETPIRSRDVRPRYTNFAQRAGRDPLVPRRMRDHLSELAMLGLVSVTERNEGRRGGTYREYTLDMDIELILSALDDVLEDVGIHDSVKRYLSDGESPEGDTSLLEFQ; the protein is encoded by the coding sequence ATGGGCTTGTTCGAACGCGATACGGAAATCTACAAAAATCGCGACGCACTACGCGAAGATTATCAACCCGAGGAACTTGTGGGCCGTGACGAAGAAATCCAGATGTACCAGGCATCGCTCCAGCCGGTCATCAACGGGGAACAACCCAACAACGTCTTTCTCTATGGGAAAACTGGGGTCGGAAAAACGGCGGCGACGCGATATCTCCTCTCTCATCTCGAGGAAGACGCAAGCCAGTACGACGACATCGATCTTCATCTAACCTTTCTCAACTGCGACGGTCTCACATCCTCCTACCAAATCGCGACTCGTCTGGTCAACGAACTTCGCGAAGAGACGAACCAGATCAGCACGACCGGGTATCCTCGAGCAACCGTCTACGAAATGTTGTGGGACGATCTCGACGCGCTCGGGGGAACGAATTTGATCGTTCTCGACGAAGTCGATCACGTCGAAGACGATTCGATCCTCTATCAGCTCCCACGGGCGCGTGCGAACAACAACCTCTCCGAAGCGAAGATCGGTATTATTGGGATCTCGAACGACTTTTCGTTCCGGGACGATCTATCGCCGAAGGTCAAAAGTTCGCTCTGTGAACAGGAGATCCACTTCCCGGCGTACGATGCGGGGGATCTACAGAAGATCCTCGAGCAGCGGGCACAGGTTGCGTTCCACGACGGCGTCATCGACGATGCGGTTATTCCGCTGTGTGCTGCCTACGGAGCGAAAGACGCCGGCGATGCCCGTCAGTCGATCGATCTGTTGATGAAAGCGGGCGATCTGGCTCGCGAGGAAGAAGTTACCCAGGAACAACCGGATGAGATCGTCATCACCGAAGCACACGTCGAAGCGGGTCGCCACGATCTCGAGCGCGGTCGCATCGAGGAGGGCATCAATGGGTTGACCCAGCACGGCCATCTCGTCTTGTATTCGTTGTTGACCCTGCATCTCCAGGATGAAACCCCGATCCGGTCTCGAGATGTCCGGCCACGATACACCAACTTCGCCCAGCGAGCCGGACGCGATCCGCTCGTTCCGCGCCGAATGCGCGACCATCTCTCGGAGCTCGCGATGCTCGGTCTCGTTTCCGTGACGGAGCGAAACGAGGGACGCCGGGGCGGAACGTATCGAGAGTACACCCTCGATATGGACATCGAACTGATCCTCTCGGCGCTGGATGACGTCCTCGAGGATGTCGGTATCCACGATTCTGTCAAGCGGTATCTGTCGGATGGCGAGTCTCCGGAAGGTGACACCTCGTTGTTGGAATTTCAGTAG
- a CDS encoding M24 family metallopeptidase, which translates to MSRDVFDESEYERRVKQTKERLREERLDAIVVSDPANMNYLTGYDGWSFYVHQAVIVTPENDEPVWVGREMDANGARATAWLSEPNIRSYSDDHVHSPYDLHPMDYVAKVLEDLDVEDGRIGLEMDAAYFTAKSYTRLQQNLPAADFEDRTLLVNWVRVKKSERELEYMREAARISELAMRAGLETIEEGVPEYEAAAAIYEALITGTDAFGGDYPSIVPLMPAGDHTGTPHLTWTDRSFERGDPVIIELSGCRHRYHSPLARTTFVGEPPEAIAHTAEVVVEGLEAALDAAEPGVTCESVERVWRETIAKHDMEKEDRIGYSMGLGYPPDWGEHTASIRPGDETVLEEDMTFHMIPGIWLDDYGVEISETFHVTSDGAETLAEFPRKLFTT; encoded by the coding sequence ATGTCTCGTGATGTTTTCGACGAATCCGAATACGAACGACGAGTGAAACAAACGAAAGAACGGCTACGCGAGGAACGTCTCGATGCAATCGTCGTCTCCGACCCGGCCAACATGAACTATCTGACCGGCTACGACGGCTGGTCGTTTTACGTCCATCAGGCCGTCATCGTCACGCCCGAGAACGACGAACCCGTCTGGGTCGGCCGCGAGATGGACGCCAACGGGGCGCGAGCGACGGCCTGGCTTTCCGAACCGAACATTCGATCCTACAGCGACGATCACGTCCACTCGCCGTACGACTTGCACCCGATGGATTACGTCGCGAAAGTCCTCGAGGACCTCGATGTCGAAGACGGCCGCATCGGCCTCGAGATGGACGCCGCGTACTTCACCGCGAAATCCTATACGCGCCTCCAGCAGAACCTTCCGGCGGCCGATTTCGAGGACCGAACGTTACTGGTCAACTGGGTTCGGGTCAAAAAGTCCGAACGGGAACTCGAGTACATGCGCGAGGCCGCTCGGATTTCGGAACTGGCGATGCGGGCCGGCCTCGAGACGATCGAGGAGGGAGTCCCCGAGTACGAAGCTGCCGCCGCGATATACGAGGCGCTGATCACCGGAACCGACGCGTTCGGCGGCGATTACCCGTCGATCGTTCCGTTGATGCCGGCTGGCGATCACACCGGAACGCCGCACCTGACGTGGACCGATCGGTCGTTCGAACGGGGCGATCCCGTTATCATCGAGCTCTCTGGCTGTCGGCACCGGTATCACTCACCGCTGGCGCGGACGACGTTCGTCGGCGAGCCGCCGGAAGCGATCGCACACACTGCGGAAGTCGTCGTCGAAGGGCTCGAGGCCGCACTCGACGCCGCAGAACCCGGTGTCACCTGCGAGTCCGTCGAACGGGTCTGGCGAGAGACGATCGCCAAACACGACATGGAGAAGGAAGACCGAATCGGCTACTCGATGGGGCTCGGCTATCCGCCGGACTGGGGCGAACACACGGCGAGCATCCGCCCCGGAGACGAAACCGTTCTCGAGGAGGACATGACCTTTCACATGATCCCCGGCATCTGGCTGGACGACTACGGCGTCGAGATCAGCGAAACGTTTCACGTCACCAGCGACGGAGCGGAGACGCTTGCGGAGTTCCCGCGAAAACTGTTCACGACGTAG
- a CDS encoding nucleotidyltransferase domain-containing protein: MSETTKQDITVRIDAYLDADTDVFRIGAADDILRLLVDAHDTEFTIPELVDATGVTRSTVWRAVDLLDSIGAVQIRETPQRNYIAINPDRLQKDDPILAIPQSEFHAPIRAFVDRVHATITDADDITELLGIVVFGSVARGEADRQSDIDCFVVVDGDRTTARRRITDVGADLQSERFDGDRFVFEPYIESAESARRAGSKLREIFAEGVTVSGSDQLDSLRKEVVADE; encoded by the coding sequence GTGTCTGAAACAACGAAACAGGATATAACAGTCCGTATCGATGCGTATCTCGACGCGGACACCGACGTGTTTCGTATCGGTGCCGCGGACGACATCCTCCGACTGCTAGTCGACGCCCACGACACGGAGTTTACGATCCCTGAACTCGTCGACGCCACGGGTGTCACCCGCTCGACTGTCTGGCGAGCCGTCGACCTCCTCGACAGCATCGGTGCCGTACAAATTCGAGAGACACCACAACGAAACTATATCGCGATCAACCCGGACCGACTCCAGAAAGACGACCCGATCCTCGCTATTCCACAGTCGGAATTTCACGCGCCGATTCGAGCATTCGTTGACCGCGTGCACGCAACGATCACCGATGCCGACGACATCACCGAACTACTCGGTATCGTCGTCTTCGGGAGCGTCGCTCGTGGCGAGGCTGACCGTCAGAGCGACATCGATTGCTTCGTTGTCGTCGATGGCGACCGGACGACGGCCCGCCGTCGGATTACCGATGTCGGTGCTGATCTCCAGTCCGAACGCTTCGACGGTGACCGGTTTGTGTTCGAGCCGTATATCGAATCCGCAGAGAGCGCACGCAGAGCCGGCTCAAAACTCCGCGAAATCTTCGCGGAGGGAGTTACGGTGTCCGGGAGCGACCAACTTGACTCGCTTCGAAAGGAGGTCGTCGCCGATGAGTAG